A region from the Rhinoderma darwinii isolate aRhiDar2 chromosome 2, aRhiDar2.hap1, whole genome shotgun sequence genome encodes:
- the LOC142741674 gene encoding cystatin-A1-like has product MDGGYNTGGVVNPPRLVGGLSKEKPADPEAQDVVNSVESEFLKKSGVNAKTFQAVKYRSQVVAGKNYFVKVRLGKDQFCHLRIFAPLTYTNNKPQLKSFQLKKTEKDEITYF; this is encoded by the exons ATGGACGGGGGTTATAATACGGGTGGAGTTGTAAACCCACCACGTCTGGTTGGGGGATTGAGTAAAGAAAAACCTGCCGATCCAGAAGCACAGGATGTCGTTAACTCG GTAGAATCTGAGTTTCTGAAAAAGTCCGGGGTCAATGCCAAAACTTTTCAGGCTGTCAAGTACAGAAGTCAAGTCGTTGCTGGAAAAAACTACTTTGTAAAG GTCCGTCTTGGAAAGGATCAGTTCTGTCATCTGAGAATATTTGCACCTCTAACTTACACCAATAATAAACCTCAGCTGAAAAGCTTCCAGTTGAAAAAGACGGAGAAAGATGAAATCACttatttttag